Proteins from a genomic interval of Salmo trutta chromosome 39, fSalTru1.1, whole genome shotgun sequence:
- the LOC115179554 gene encoding dachshund homolog 1-like, whose protein sequence is MEQKNRVLIQKRLKKEKKTKRKLQEALQFECKLRDHAEQTLQQTVASDRALCDSLTQEVDNGNQGNVRTDAEAAIQDGRLFLKTTVMY, encoded by the exons ATGGAGCAGAAAAACAGAG TGCTGATCCAGAAGCGTctgaagaaagagaagaagaccAAGAGGAAACTTCAGGAGGCTCTGCAGTTTGAGTGTAAACTGAGAGACCATGCTGAGCAGACACTGCAGCAGACTGTAGCATCAGACAGAGCCCTCTGTG ACTCACTGACCCAGGAAGTAGACAACGGTAACCAAGGTAACGTCAGGACTGACGCAGAGGCAGCGATACAAG ATGGAAGACTCTTCCTGAAAACTACAGTGATGTATTGA